The following is a genomic window from Patagioenas fasciata isolate bPatFas1 chromosome 1, bPatFas1.hap1, whole genome shotgun sequence.
GGTTCTCTGGGGTGCATGGGGTTTAGGCTCCCACCCTCCCTGAAGGTTCGTGTGGCACCCGGTGATGTGCTGTGACATCCCTGCTTGTCACAGGAGCAATGTCCCAGCTCCAAAGCCACCGCTGCTTCTCCCCCAAAAAATCTGGAGTTCAACAGGCACAGCGGGAGCCATCGCTGTCCCTGTCTGTCACTGTCCCCTTGTACCTCACAGCCACAGCAGAGAGCAGCGTTGAGctgatggatggacagacagacaccccaTGCTGTGCCCAAGTAGCATGTCCTGCCTCCCCGTGTCTGCAGCCAGTTGACACCCAGAGCTGAGCACCCACCTGAGCAGATGGGGCAGACGCCCGTGTCCCTGCGCCCGCTGTCCCCTCCCCTGTCACCCCGCCTGGCCCGTCTCTCTTGGGGGCTGCAGGTTCTGGCTTTTCCTCCTGATGTGGAACTGGTGACGGGAGACCTGGAGAGGAGATTTTCAGCTCGGGGCTGTGTCCTGTGTTCTGTGACCCATCCGAGGAGCGAGGGACCAGCCCCGGGCGGGGGAAGGACTTGGAGCAATCACATGGAATCCtttcggttggaaaagcccctcaagctcatcgagtccaactgttcccctgtggcactgccccatgtcctgagaacctcatgtccgtctgtccagccctccagggatggtgactccagcactgccctgggcagcctgttccaatgccccacagccctttggggaagaaattgttcccacatccaacctcaacctcccctgggcaacttgaggccgtttcctctgctcctggcgcttgttcctggggagcagagcccgacccccctggctccaagctcctttcaggcagttcagagatcagaaggtctcccctcagctcctgttctccagctgaaccccccaggtccctcagccgctcccatcacacttgtgctccagcccctcaccagctccgttccctcctctccactcgctccagcacctcaaggcctttcttggtgtgaggggcccaaaactgacccaggattggcggtttgtcctccccaggtcccagcacaggttcggtcactgccctgggcctgctggccacaccagtgctggtcccagccagggtgAGGGCAGGAGAACATGGGGACAGCGGGATTTACCTGCTTGCTGGGTCGTGCACTCGCTGCCTGCGCTTCGGCTGCCTGTGGGCTctcggggctgcggggacgtcaTCCTGCATGGACCctggggaacagggacagggagcGATTCTTCCCCGCACCCGAATCTCACGGTGGAAGGGGCCGGGTGACACCTGAACCGGTGACATTCGTGGGCAGGAAAACACCCGTGTGACACAAACTGGTGTCCGCCACCTCCTGCTGCCCCAACGTGACCAGTAAGTGGGTGACAGCAACTAGGGCAGCTGTGCGATTGACCATCACGTGTCTCTCACACCAGCGAGGAGGGTGATGTGTCCCAAAGACGGTCACCGTGGCCAGGATGGGGAACAGGGGTCCCTGCCGACACGGGTAGAGCCCTCAGCAGGACCAGACCCCTTGGGCTGGTTTTGGGGGACACATACAAACAACATGAAGGCTCTTTGCACCACAACGTGCCCCACACTGGCTGCTCCGGCTCACCTGGCACGGCGGGGCCTCCCAGGTCCCCAGCCGGCAGCTCCCGGTGTCCCCCTGGTGCTCCCGTGCTGGTTCTGGGTCTCCGTGCCCGGCTCCGCGCCGCCGACAGCACCATCTGTGCCGGGCGGCTGAGGCACACGGGGCTCTGGGCGTctggctccagctgctgcaggcggctcctcagctgctcctcctcctcgcaGCTCCTGGGGACAGACAGACTGTCAGTCCCTGTGCTCGGGGACAAGTGGTCCCAGGCCCGGCTGCGCAGAGGGGACAGAGATGGACCAGCCCGGGTACGTACGAGCGCGGTTCTGGATAGAAAGTCTGGCGAAAAGCAGGGCTGGAGCGCCAGGGAGCATCTGTGGGGTCGGTGTCTTCCTGTGGGAcaagtggggggtcctggaaatggggagcagctccctgtgccccccaccctgCATGCAGCCCTGGTTCTGCCAAGTGACCGCCCTGATGGGGCACAAGTGGTGATAGAGGAGAAACCCAGTCACCGGGCATCCCAGCGGGTGCCCTGGTGACACGAGAGGCACCTACCGGGGGTggcgggtgctgggggggctgtggaGGGTGCGGGGGGTCCAGTGGCGTGCGCACACGGATGAATGAGAGCCCGAACTGGCCGCGCTTGCTGAAGGGTTGGCTGCCCGTGAGCCGCAGCCGGTCCCACTTCTGACCCAGTGCCGGCGCCAGGAAATCCGCTGTGGGGGACAGAGTGGGGACCAGTGTCGTAGCACTGCCCACACTTGTCACCCAGCGCCACCGTCCCCCCTCCAGAAGCAGGACAAGGTGACAACTGGGGGTTAAGGGCACGGGAGAGGCCAGGGCAGGggacacagaatcatggaatccttttggttggaaaagcccctcaagctcatcaagtccaaccataacctatccctggcactgccccatgtcctgagaacctcatgtccgtctgtccagccctccagggatggtgactccagcactgccctgggcagcctgttccaatgccccacagccctttggggaagaaattgttcccagatccaacctcaacctcccctggtgcaacttgaggccgtttcctctgctcctggcgcttgttcctggggagcagagctcgacccccctggctccaagctcctttcaggcagttcagagatcagaaggtctcccctcagctcctgttctccagctgaaccccccaggtccctcagccgctcccatcacttgtgctccagctcctcaccagctccgttcccttctctcaactcacctcagcacctcaaggccttgcTTGTCCTGTGTGGAGCTGCCCCCAGGACACCCGTGATCCCTGTCCCGCCATCCCCTTCCACCAGCCCCCCTGGGCCTCTTCCCTTCTGGTCTTTACCTTCCTTGAACATCCGGACCCCACAGCGGTTCTGGCCCAGTTTGGACTGGGCCGGCGTCATCAGCACGACGCTGGGCAGGAGGGTGAGGAAGGGCTGGTCACACGGCCACGAGGAACGTCCCACCTCGATCTGCAGGAAGGCACAGCCGCAGTTCCCTGCGGTAAAGCAGGAGGGACAGGAGGTTTGGGGGCTGCTGACCCCCGTCCAGGGGACAGCCCTGCCGAGGGAAAGAAGGGGACGCACGTACCGATGTCCACGTAGCCGATGGGACTCGCCcgctccagctgcagctccacATGCAGTTGCCCGCTGCGGTCGCgggggcagcagagccagggccgGGGCTCGTCCTCCCGGAGCAAATTCTCCACCGGGAACTTGGGGTCCTGCGTGGGACGGCAGAGACGCTGCATCACACAATGGGCTCCCCCACAACCACCTTCATCTTGTTCCAGTGACCCCCGCAGAAATAGCAAAAATTGCGGGTAATTTGTACCCATCTGTAGTAATTAGTGCCCTTCAGGCATTGCCTAATGAGGTTGTGCCTGACACTTGCGCTTTGCAAACCCCCCCACCCTGGAGGAAACAACCTGAGACCTGTGAGGAGAAGGACACGATGTAGCTGATTTTAACCGGAGCCATGGGGATCCCTGGGGACGATCCTTTGCCGAcactgagcagcctgtgggatggATCCCTGGGTGGAGACAGGGGGTTGGTTGAAGCCTCTGCCCCCACAACCCCACTCACCCCCCTGtcagcccctctgcagccccccagctccaTCCCGCCTCCCTCACCAGCCCCATCCACTCaccccagagccctcagccccATCCCAGTCCTGTCCCCCCCAGCTTGTTTTCCCACAGCAAGAGCCCCCACAATCCAGTAAGCAGTAAAGTATTCAggaaagcatttgacaccgtgtcccacagcatcctcccagctgaactgaggagtgcggtctggatgagcgggcagtgaggtgactgggaactggctgaagggaagaagccagagagtcgtgggcaatggggcagagcccagttgaggcctggatccagtgcagagcctcagggggcagtgctggggccgggattattcaatatattcatcaatgatttggatgagggaacagagtgactgtcagcaagtttgctggtgacaccaagctgggagcagtggtgacactggaagctgtgctgccatcagagacctggacaggctggagagctgggcggggagaaatggaatgaaatagaacaagggcaagtgtagagtctgggatctgggcaggaacaaccccaggttccagtgtaagttggggaatgagctgttggagagcagtgtaggggaaagggagctgggggtcctggggacagcagggtgagcatgagccagcactgggcccttgtggccaggaagccaatggtacctggggtgggttagaagggggtggtcagtaggtcagagaggttctcctgcccctctgctctgccctggggagaccacacctggaatattgtgtccagttgtggcccctcagctccagaaggacagggaactgctgcagagagtccagcgcagccaccaagatgctgaagggagtggagcatctcccgtgtgaggaaaggctgagggagctggggctctggagctggacaagaggagactgaggggggactcattcctggggatcaatatggaaaggggcagtgtcaggaggatggagccaggctcttctgggtgacacccagtgacaggacaaggggcactgggtacaaactggaacacaggaggttccactttgataggagaagaaacttgttgggggtgagggtgtcagagcctggcccaggctgcccagggaggttgtggagtctccttctccgcagacattcaaacccgtctggaccccttcctgtggaacctcagctgggtgttcctgctccatggggggattgcactggatgagctttccagggcccttcaacctctgacatcctgggattctgtgaacccccctgtgccccacaactgccccaacccccccagtcccatccccgGCGCCCCCCTTCCCCACTCCCAGCCCCACACGCCCCCCCTCAGCTCCCAGTCCCGCCCCACAACCACCCCTCCCAGTCCCGTTCGCCCCGTTCACCGATCGCGAAGCCGCCGCCTGAATCTCCCGCCCAAACCGCGTGACCTCTGACCCCCTGAGCTCCGCGGGCTGCTCACCGCTCTCTCTTCAGCGCCCCCGTTCCCGACCCCCCGCCCGGGTCCAGGTCGTCGGTTCAGGTCCCCGGTGCTGCCCCCGGCCCCGGTTCGAAGCCCCGGTTCGAGCCCCCGGCCCGGCGCTCCGCCGCGGTGCATGATGGGACACGTAGTCCTCCGGCAGCGCCGCGTCACCGCCTGGGCTCAGGGAGAGTCTGCCATGTGCGCTCCCTCTGAAACAGCGTGAAGCGGCAGCAGAAAGGGATGGGGGGAAGGAGGCGGCGGCCCCGCAGAGTTCACACCCGCGGCCCTCCAGCGTTCACACTCGCGGCTCCTCGGTGCGACGCGGCCACGGTAACCGGGACTGTGCTTCCGGCTCCGCAACTGGTAAACGGCAGATGATCCCTAGGCCGTGACAGCTCTCCCCGTCCTCCCGCCTCAAGTGGCGCTCCTAGCGGCTGTCCCGCCCCTCCTCTCTTCTGATTGGTGATGAAGCAAGCGTCGCGCCTAGCGATTGGCCGAAGCCTCGGCGGTGTAGCCGGCGATTGGTTGACGCTGGCGGAAGGAGTTGGCCGcctgggggccgggggggggggcaagatggcggcggtGCTGGAAGTGGAGGTTGGAGGCCCCGTCGAACGCGATGTGGAGGAGGTAATGTGCACCATGGGGGAGACGGGGAGGGAATGGGGCTGCTGTGGGACGGGAGGCGCCGGAGCGGGGTCTGGGATTCTGCTGGGGGTCCGGGGGGCGCCGGgccggggggaggtgggggggtccGGGGTGGCCCCTCAGAGCACTGGGACTCTGGGGGACTCAGAGGGTCCCTgaggggctctgggggtccctggaCTGGGGGGTGGGAGTCTGGGGCACTGGGACTTGTAGGAGTTTGGGGCAAAAGagtgtggggggtgttggggtgaggggtctgggggcgTTTGGGCTCTTGGTGCAGGGACTTGGGGggtcccctggggctggggggagaaCGGGGCAGGGGGGCGGGGGAACTGCCTGAAGGGGTCAGAGAGGAAGGCGGGGGGCGGCTCAGCAACAGTCTTTGAGGAAATGGGAGGTTCAGATGTGGGGGGCATTGAGCACCGGGTTGGGGACAAGCCCCTTGAAGGACTTTGCTGAGTCCCTAACGCTGGGACAGCTACGGGGGGGTCCTGGAAACACCCCCCGGGTCCTTTGGCGCCGGTGAAGTTTTTGTGCTCTTCGTTAATTCCCTGGTTGTAAAACTGGCGGCTGGAAAGGCCGCACGGGAGCTGGGGGCTATTTGGGGGGATATGGGAGCTGCGCAGGGAACGTCCTGTCCCCGCACTGCGCCCGTCACCGCGCTGAGATTATTAGTAATTAGCGGCGCTTGTCGCCCTTGGGGAACTGAAGTTGTGTGAGGTAAAGGGCTTTAAGCGAAGCTCTGGCCATTCCTGTGTTCCTGGAGATGAAAAATTATAAAACCGGAAGAAAAATCCCCTTGGAAAACTGGAATTGGGAGCAGGGACCCGGCTTCTGCATGGCTGGTGCCACTGGACCGGCACCGCTGTCCTGGGCTTTGCTGTCACCTGTGCCTCGTGCTcctgagcttctcctgataccgtAAAATCGGCAAACTTGGGGAATCGCTTCTGCTTCGCGGAGCTGGCAGCACCATGGGAGCAACGAGACGGTCAGTGGCTTGGTGGTTCTCAGCGCTTTTCCTCCAGAATTAGCAGTTTGGCTTAAAAATCCCCAGGCACGACGGGTGGGATTTGGGGAGTTTGCCGACGGGATGGAGCCGCAGAGCGTCCTGCGTGAGCGGCCGAGTGAGGAGAGTCCGTCCGCCCGGTGAGAGCTTGTGTGTCCTCCCCGCGCCGTGCGCTGCTGGAGAGCGGGTACAGCTGGATGACAGGAGGATTCAGCCTCAAACGGGAGGATTCAGCCTCAAATTGGAGGATTCAGCTTCAAATCCGCTGACCAGACATCTTAAACCACAACCCAGTTGCTCTCCAGTCGCACTTTCTTATATTTTAAGGTACTCAGTGGTGGCTTTGAACTCTTCCACTCGCGAGCACCTTCATTCAGGGGCTGCAGCGGGTGGGAAACCTCTTTCCTGTAAAAACATGGAGGACGTGACTTCTCAAAAGCGAAATTCCTGGTTTTCAGTGGGTTGGGGTGGCTGAGGGGGCGTCGCGAGGAGGCAGTGGATGAGGAGGCGAGCGCTTTATCCCTACAAAACCCACATCTGCCGGGACAAAATCTGTATTGTTGCGTTATCCTGGGATCTCAGCAGCCTCCTCGCTAACGAGCTGTTAACGGCGGGGATATGGAAGCGGTTTATTAACGTTTCACTGGATTAACACCGAGAATCGCGCGGCTTCAGCTCTGTCTGCGCGGAACTCGGGCGGCTGTTGGAGGTTTTATTGACAATTATCGAAGCGTTGATCAGTCGGGGCCGCTCTGCTCCCTGCGCTCTTTCACGAGCAGAAAAAACGAGGGATTGAGGTCGCAAAATGTTCACTAAAGG
Proteins encoded in this region:
- the XNDC1N gene encoding protein XNDC1N, whose product is MAPVKISYIVSFSSQDPKFPVENLLREDEPRPWLCCPRDRSGQLHVELQLERASPIGYVDIGNCGCAFLQIEVGRSSWPCDQPFLTLLPSVVLMTPAQSKLGQNRCGVRMFKEADFLAPALGQKWDRLRLTGSQPFSKRGQFGLSFIRVRTPLDPPHPPQPPQHPPPPELRGGGAAEEPPAAAGARRPEPRVPQPPGTDGAVGGAEPGTETQNQHGSTRGTPGAAGWGPGRPRRARVHAG